The following is a genomic window from candidate division KSB1 bacterium.
CACCGTGAAGCCATCGCACTTTTGCCGCTGCCGCTGCGCGATTTTTATCAAAGCGTGGCGGATTCCGTCGTCGAAAAAGCCATTGAGCCGGACTTGCGCCGCCGGCGCGTCAAAAACGAAGAGTTTCATCATTACATCGATATCGATCATTACGGGCGTTATCCGTTTACGGAAATGCCGCGTGATTATCAGCTTGCGGCGCAAAAATTCAGCGCCGACACTTTGCTGCGTTATGGCGACGCGCCATGGCACATCGCCAAAGTCACCGATTCGCTGGCTGCCGCCATGCGTCAGGGCCGGACTAAGGCCATTGTTCAATTCTCCGCCGATCTCGGTCATTATGTCGCCGATTTGCACATGCCCCTGCATTCCAGTGAAAACCATGATGGACAACTCTCGGGCAACACCGGCATTCACAGCCGCTTCGAGCGGCACATGATCGAGCGTTTTCAAAATAATCTTTATCTCAAGCCCGGCAGCATCGAAGCGATTGATGATCCGGCCGGCGCAGCGTTTGAAATCATTTTGAACAGTTACATCTGGGCGGATAATTTACTTCGCGCCGACACCCGTGCGCGCGATCCCAAACGTCTCTACACGAAGCCTGAAGATTTTGATGAAGCGTATTATCAAAAGCTGTTTGCCCTCACCGGGCCGATGGCCGAACAGCAGATGAGCGCTGCCGCAACGGCCGTGGCAAGCTATTGGTACACTGCGTGGCTGCGCGCCGGCCGGCCGCAACTCAAGTAACCGAGTCGGCCCGACTGGAACAACCTAAAGTTTGAACTGAAAATGATTCGCAACGAAAAGGGAACCGCAACAAAAATTCGAATAGCAAAAACCCAGCTTTAAAAACTTTTTTTGTTGCGGTTCCCTTTTTGTTGCAGTTCTTTTTCGTTTCGATTTTTTTATTAAATTAGGAAACGTTTGTTGGGCTTCTTTGATTTTCGCCGCGCCGGGTACAAGCAGGAGACGTTGACGGTTTCCGGGCTTACGCAGCAGATCAAAATGCTGATCGAAACCGGCCTGGCGCCGATTTGGATTACCGGTGAAATTTCCAATTTCAAACGCCACACCTCGGGGCATTTTTATTTTTCGTTGAAAGACGAAAACGCGCAAATTCCCTGCGTCATGTGGGCCGGCCGCAATCGCAATTTGCATTTTTTGCCGCAAGACGGCCAGCAAGTTTTGGCGCATGGCCAGGTCACGGTCTATGAAAAACGCGGCTATTATCAACTCGACGTTTGGCAGATACAGCCCGCCGGCGTCGGTGCCCTGCAAATGGCGTTTGAGCAGCTCAAACGAAGATTAAATGCCGAAGGCCTGTTTGATGCAGCGCACAAGAAACCATTGCCGGCTTTTCCCAGCACCGTTGGCATCGTCACCTCGCCGACCGGCGCGGCGATTCGAGATCTGGTGAGCATCCTGCGGCGGCGCTGGCCTGCAATCAAAATTATTCTGCGTCCCGTGCGCGTGCAGGGCGAGGGCGCGGCAGAAGAAATCGCCGCCGCGATTGCTGAATTTAATGAATACAAAAATGTTGAGGTTTTGATCGTCGGCAGGGGAGGAGGCTCGTTGGAAGATTTGTGGGCGTTCAACGACGAGCGGGTGGCGCGCGCGATTTTTGCCAGCAAAATTCCTGTGGTTTCGGCAGTTGGCCATGAAATTGATTTCAGCATCAGCGATTTTGTTGCCGATCTTCGCGCCGCCACGCCTTCGTCTGCGGCCGCGCTGGTCGTGCCGGACGCTGAAGAAGTCAAGCGACAATTAAAATATCTCGGGCGAAAACTCCTGCTGCACGTGCAGCGGTTTGCGCAGACACAGCGCGAGCGTCTGAATCGCTTCGCCGCGAGTTATGGCCTGCGGCAGCCGCTGGATTTGGTGCGCCAACGCAGCCAGCAGCTTGACGACATGCAGAGACGTCTATTGCTGGCGATGCAAAATCGTTTGGAAGCGTGGAAACAGCAGCTCCAAGCCAAAGAGCAGCGCTTGCGTGCCTTGAGCCACGAAAGTATTTTGCGGCGCGGGTTTGCGATTGTCTATCGCGAGCCGGAGCGAAAGCTCGTTCACCAGGCGCGTGAGCTTCGGGTCGACGATCAGATTCATATTCAGTTTGCGGCAGGTAGTGCTGATGCCAAAGTCGAGAAAGTGAAAAACAATACGGACAAAATGATTTGAGTCAAAATAATCAAGCGATTTTAAAATTATTTTCTCACTCAATAATTTGTCTGTATCGCGCGAACTTTTTTAAGGAAGGAAGGCCAGGACTGATGGGAAAAAAGCTGACATTTGAGGCCGCGATGAACCGGCTCGAAGCGATCGTTCAACAGCTCGAACAGGGTCGCATCGGGCTGGACGAGGCAATCAAAATTTTTGAAGAAGGCATGACGTTGTATAAGCAATGCCAGTTGCAGCTTCAGGAGGCGGAAAAGAAAATCGAGGTGTTGATGAAAACTGATGAGGGGTTTCAGTTGGAGTTGATGGAGGTGGAAGCGTGATAAGGTGATGCTTAAAACGTAACACCGACGGTTTGCTTGTTCAATTCCATTGAAAATTCAATTGAAAATTTTCAATTTGCAATTTTCAAGATTGGCACACCCAGGGCAAAAATCCTATTGAAAACCGACAATCAAAAAGATCGAATCGACCAGGACGACTTGACCACGCCGTTGATGCGGCAGTATTTGGCGATCAAGGCGCAGCACAAGGACGCCATTCTGTTTTTTCGCATGGGGGATTTTTACGAGATGTTTTATGACGACGCCAAAATCGCCAGCGAGGTGTTGGGCATCACGCTGACCTCCCGCGCGCACGGCAAAACCTCGGAAGTGCCACTCGCCGGTTTTCCGCATCACGCACTTGACACGTATCTCGCCAAGATGATTCGCGCCGGCTATCGCGTGGCGATTTGTGAACAAGTCGAAAATCCGAAGCTGGCCAAAACCGTCGTCAAACGCGAGGTCACCGAAGTCGTGACGCCCGGCAGCGTTTTGTCGGACGATCTGTTGAGCAGCCGGCGCAACAATTTTTTGCTCGCCGTGCATCCGTTGCAAAAAACCGCGGGGCTGGCGCAGATGGATATTTCCACCGGCGAGTTCATCGTCGGCGAAGTTCCGATTGAATCGGCGGATGGCGGCTTGCGCGAGTCGATTTTGAACATTGAACCGGCGGAGATTCTCGTCGCCGACGAGCACGCCGATTGGCTGCGCCAGAAAATTCTGGTGAATCATCCTTTACTGCTCACCCGCCGCGAAGGCTGGCAATTCGCTTATGATTATGCTTATGAAACGTTGACCAGGCATTTTCAAACGATGACGCTGAAAGGCTTCGGCTGCGATGATTTAACTGCTGGAATTTGCGCGGCGGGCGCGGCGTTGACTTATTTAAAAGAAAATAAAAAAAACGAGCTGGCGCATTTCACGCAGCTCACGCGGCGCAGCGATCGCGAATTCGTTGCCATCGATGTCGCGACGCGGCGCAATCTGGAGCTGGTGCGTTCACTGCGCCATGAAGATCAGCGAGGAACTTTGCTGAGTGTGCTGGATCGCACACGCACGGCGATGGGCGGGCGGCGCATGGTGCAATGGCTTCTGCAGCCGCTGCGCGATGCCGATAAAATCAAGGCGAGGCTCGACGCGGTCGAAGAGTTGATTCAAAAGAAACCCGCGCGTGAAAGCCTCGCCGGGATGTTGCGCGGCGTCGGCGATCTCGAGCGCCTGGTTGCAAAAGTTACCACGGCGCGGGCAAACGCGCGGGAGTTGCTGGCGGTTCATTTTGCGCAGCAAAAAATTCCCGAGCTGAAAACAAGGTTGGAAAAATTTGAAGCGCCGCTGTTGCGACATATCTTTGCCGGATTGCAAGAATTATCGGAATTGACCAAAGAAATCGCTGCGGCCCTGGTGGATGATCCGCCGCTGGTCGTGACCGACGGTGGCATCATCCGGCCCGGTTATTCCAGTGAACTGGATCGTTTGCGCAGCCTGTCGCTGTCGGGAAAAGATTGGATTGCCAAACTGCAAGCTTCGGAAAGGGAGCGCACCGGCATCGGTTCTTTGAAAGTCGGCTACAACAAAGTTTTCGGCTATTATCTCGAAGTCACCAATCCGAATCTGTCAAAAGTGCCGCAAAATTATATTCGCAAGCAAACACTGGCAAATGCCGAGCGCTTCATCACGCCGGAATTGAAAGAGTACGAGGAGCAAGTTTTGCAGGCCGAAGAAAAAATGGTGGCGCTCGAATACGAGCTTTTCGACCGGTTGCGGCAAAAGGTTGCGGGCCAGGCGACGGCGCTGCAAGAAAACGCC
Proteins encoded in this region:
- the xseA gene encoding exodeoxyribonuclease VII large subunit; the encoded protein is MGFFDFRRAGYKQETLTVSGLTQQIKMLIETGLAPIWITGEISNFKRHTSGHFYFSLKDENAQIPCVMWAGRNRNLHFLPQDGQQVLAHGQVTVYEKRGYYQLDVWQIQPAGVGALQMAFEQLKRRLNAEGLFDAAHKKPLPAFPSTVGIVTSPTGAAIRDLVSILRRRWPAIKIILRPVRVQGEGAAEEIAAAIAEFNEYKNVEVLIVGRGGGSLEDLWAFNDERVARAIFASKIPVVSAVGHEIDFSISDFVADLRAATPSSAAALVVPDAEEVKRQLKYLGRKLLLHVQRFAQTQRERLNRFAASYGLRQPLDLVRQRSQQLDDMQRRLLLAMQNRLEAWKQQLQAKEQRLRALSHESILRRGFAIVYREPERKLVHQARELRVDDQIHIQFAAGSADAKVEKVKNNTDKMI
- the xseB gene encoding exodeoxyribonuclease VII small subunit: MGKKLTFEAAMNRLEAIVQQLEQGRIGLDEAIKIFEEGMTLYKQCQLQLQEAEKKIEVLMKTDEGFQLELMEVEA
- the mutS gene encoding DNA mismatch repair protein MutS; this encodes MRQYLAIKAQHKDAILFFRMGDFYEMFYDDAKIASEVLGITLTSRAHGKTSEVPLAGFPHHALDTYLAKMIRAGYRVAICEQVENPKLAKTVVKREVTEVVTPGSVLSDDLLSSRRNNFLLAVHPLQKTAGLAQMDISTGEFIVGEVPIESADGGLRESILNIEPAEILVADEHADWLRQKILVNHPLLLTRREGWQFAYDYAYETLTRHFQTMTLKGFGCDDLTAGICAAGAALTYLKENKKNELAHFTQLTRRSDREFVAIDVATRRNLELVRSLRHEDQRGTLLSVLDRTRTAMGGRRMVQWLLQPLRDADKIKARLDAVEELIQKKPARESLAGMLRGVGDLERLVAKVTTARANARELLAVHFAQQKIPELKTRLEKFEAPLLRHIFAGLQELSELTKEIAAALVDDPPLVVTDGGIIRPGYSSELDRLRSLSLSGKDWIAKLQASERERTGIGSLKVGYNKVFGYYLEVTNPNLSKVPQNYIRKQTLANAERFITPELKEYEEQVLQAEEKMVALEYELFDRLRQKVAGQATALQENARLIAVLDCLLAFAELSTEQHYCRPVINDSLTIDIKDGRHPVVEKLLPFGEKFVPNDTYLDGTSHQIIIITGPNMAGKSTYLRQVALIVLMAQIGSFVPAAKAHIGLVDKIFTRVGASDNLAGGESTFLVEMNETANILHNATAQSLVLLDEIGRGTSTYDGLSIAWAVVEYLHDNSKVAARTLFATHYHELNELANRHPRIKNYNVLVKEWGDQVVFLRKIVEGGSDHSYGIQVAQLAGLPKPVIHRAKQVLATLEQQAIERDELPPVQTNHRQRQQLDIFVEHDRRLRAVLLEMDVNQMTPLEALQKLASLQKLAAEGNSP